Part of the Burkholderiales bacterium genome is shown below.
GGCATAGCTCGTTAACGGTTTGGAATTTGCGATTACCAACAGTGAACCAGGTCAGTTCAGAGTGAATTCCCGGGAACTGTCCGCTGATCGGGTCGATTCGAGCACCTCCGCGATTGCCCGCCGGAATCATCTTTTCGTAACCGCTTGCTTATGAACATTTCCAGGGTTTGCGTGATTGGCGGCAGCGGCTTCGTTGGGCGTCACATCGTCCGCCAGCTTGCGAAGCGCCGCGTCAAAGTTATCGTGCCGACGCGCAATCGTGAACGCGCCAGGCATCTGATCGTGCTGCCTGCGGTTGAAGTCGTGAACGCCGATGTGCACGACCAGCAAACCCTCGAAAAGCTGACCGCCGGCTGCGATGCCGTGATCAACCTGATCGGCATCCTGCACGAAAACCGCAAAGGCGCTTTCGAAGTTGCGCACGTCGAACTGCCGCGCAAGATCGCCACAGCCTGCGTCAAATCGAGTGTCGGCCGCCTGCTGCACATGAGTGCGCTGAACGCAAGCCCGGACGCGCCCAGCGAATATTTGCGCTCGAAGGGCCGCGGCGAAGCGCTGCTGCGGCGCGCTGCGGGCGCCAGTTCGCAGTCGAGTTCGGGAAGCGGAGTCGGCGCTACCGTGTTTCGTCCATCCGTGATTTTCGGTCCGGGCGACAGCTTTCTGAACCTGTTTGCGGCACTGGCCAAATGGCTTCCCGTTATCGTGCTTGCCTGCCCGCGGGCACGCTTTCAGCCAGTGTTCGTCGAAGACGTCGCCTGCGCTTTTGTAGAAAGCCTGTTCGTCCCCGCCGCGGCTGGCCAAAGCTACGATCTGTGCGGCCCTGACGTTTACACGCTGCGTCAACTTGTTGAGTATGCAAGCCGCGCCGCCGGCCATCCGCGCCGCGTCATCGGCCTGAACGACCGGCTCTCGTACTGGCAGGCAGCGGCAATGGAATGGCTGCCGCTCAAACTGATGAC
Proteins encoded:
- a CDS encoding complex I NDUFA9 subunit family protein → MNISRVCVIGGSGFVGRHIVRQLAKRRVKVIVPTRNRERARHLIVLPAVEVVNADVHDQQTLEKLTAGCDAVINLIGILHENRKGAFEVAHVELPRKIATACVKSSVGRLLHMSALNASPDAPSEYLRSKGRGEALLRRAAGASSQSSSGSGVGATVFRPSVIFGPGDSFLNLFAALAKWLPVIVLACPRARFQPVFVEDVACAFVESLFVPAAAGQSYDLCGPDVYTLRQLVEYASRAAGHPRRVIGLNDRLSYWQAAAMEWLPLKLMTRDNYHSMQIDNVCKDESGSGRIGGCAFPFAIKPASLEAVVPTYLRPRKSDYDDMRSTAGRGTSGQ